A region from the Sphaerodactylus townsendi isolate TG3544 linkage group LG01, MPM_Stown_v2.3, whole genome shotgun sequence genome encodes:
- the LOC125439492 gene encoding splicing factor YJU2-like, which yields MSERKVLNKYYPPDFDPSKIPKLKLPKDRQYVVRLMAPFNMRCKTCGEYIYKGKKFNARKETVQSESYLGLPIFRFYIKCTRCLAEITFKTDPENTDYAMEHGATRNFQAEKLLEEEEEKRVQKEREDEELNNPMKVLENRTKDSKLEMEVLENLQELKELNQRQARVDFESMLQQYKDYEEQKRRAVEEDEQEMKAMLEQAQARRLLEDSDSDEESVRPPAKSLPKAKPTDFLPEDSEPQAKKPKVESWERSIGKLSSKAELSGLVATKKKPNHSTPNGAGAQNGPRGSGVSHASQPSGSRLPGTSSLSLLGAYSDSEDSKSDWLSPPQKRKG from the coding sequence ATGTCGGAGAGAAAAGTGTTAAATAAATACTACCCTCCAGACTTCGATCCATCGAAGATCCCCAAGCTTAAACTTCCAAAGGACAGGCAGTATGTGGTGCGGCTTATGGCTCCCTTTAACATGAGGTGCAAGACGTGTGGCGAGTACATCTACAAGGGCAAGAAGTTTAATGCCCGGAAGGAGACGGTTCAGAGTGAATCCTACCTGGGACTCCCCATCTTCCGGTTTTACATCAAATGCACCCGCTGCCTTGCAGAAATCACCTTCAAGACGGACCCCGAAAACACCGACTACGCCATGGAGCACGGGGCCACGCGGAACTTCCAAGCGGAAAAGCTtctagaggaggaggaagagaagcgggtgcagaaggagagagaagatgAAGAGCTCAACAACCCGATGAAGGTTCTGGAGAACAGAACCAAAGACTCCAAGCTGGAAATGGAGGTTCTGGAGAACTTGCAGGAGCTGAAGGAGCTGAACCAGCGCCAGGCCCGCGTGGACTTTGAATCCATGTTGCAGCAGTACAAGGATTACGAGGAGCAGAAGCGGCGGGCAGTGGAAGAGGACGAGCAGGAGATGAAAGCTATGCTGGAGCAAGCTCAGGCGAGGCGGCTGTTGGAAGACTCTGATTCCGACGAAGAATCCGTTCGGCCTCCTGCAAAGTCGCTGCCTAAAGCCAAGCCTACAGACTTCCTGCCGGAGGACTCGGAGCCCCAGGCCAAGAAGCCGAAGGTGGAATCCTGGGAAAGGAGCATCGGCAAACTGTCCAGCAAGGCGGAGCTCTCTGGGCTGGTGGCGACGAAGAAGAAGCCGAATCACAGTACCCCGAACGGAGCTGGGGCTCAGAATGGGCCGAGGGGCTCAGGTGTTAGTCACGCCTCACAGCCTTCAGGGTCAAGACTGCCGGGCACTTCGTCGCTTAGCCTCTTGGGCGCCTACTCGGACAGCGAGGACAGTAAGAGTGATTGGCTGTCCCCACCTCAGAAGCGAAAAGGCTGA